The Exiguobacterium aurantiacum DSM 6208 genome includes a window with the following:
- the ylqF gene encoding ribosome biogenesis GTPase YlqF, protein MAIQWFPGHMAKARRQVTEKIKLIDVVIELVDARVPQSSRNPIVDEITAGKPRLIVLNKADMADPVVTDAWLKAFKRDDVEVVAVDSKHSKGLKQLMTGAEKLMKEKHDRMREKGRNPGPIRALIIGIPNVGKSTLINRLAGRNIAITGDRPGVTKRQQWIKMKGGEMELLDTPGILWPKFEDQLVGYRLAATGAIKDEILNLDDIALYTARELRARYPEQLKDRFKLDELPEDAVELLEQIGKKRGLISGGYVDFEKASELLLNELRHEKIGRISLETPDDHEMA, encoded by the coding sequence TTGGCAATTCAATGGTTTCCTGGCCACATGGCCAAAGCAAGAAGACAAGTAACAGAAAAGATCAAGCTGATCGATGTCGTCATCGAACTCGTCGATGCACGCGTCCCACAGTCGAGCCGAAACCCGATCGTCGATGAGATCACGGCGGGCAAGCCGCGTCTCATCGTGCTCAATAAAGCCGACATGGCCGACCCTGTCGTGACGGACGCTTGGCTCAAAGCGTTCAAGCGTGACGACGTCGAAGTCGTCGCCGTCGACTCGAAGCACAGCAAAGGCTTGAAGCAGCTCATGACGGGTGCCGAGAAGCTCATGAAAGAGAAGCACGACCGGATGCGTGAGAAAGGCCGTAACCCTGGCCCAATCCGTGCTCTCATCATCGGTATCCCGAACGTCGGGAAGTCGACGCTCATCAACCGCCTCGCCGGGCGCAACATCGCCATCACGGGTGACCGCCCGGGTGTGACGAAGCGCCAGCAATGGATCAAAATGAAAGGCGGCGAGATGGAGCTGCTCGATACACCGGGGATTTTGTGGCCGAAGTTCGAGGACCAGCTCGTCGGCTATCGTCTGGCGGCGACAGGAGCGATCAAGGACGAAATCTTGAACTTGGACGATATCGCCCTGTACACGGCGCGCGAGCTCCGGGCGCGGTACCCGGAACAGTTGAAGGACCGCTTCAAACTGGATGAGTTGCCGGAGGATGCGGTCGAACTGCTTGAACAGATTGGCAAGAAACGCGGTCTCATCAGCGGCGGCTACGTCGACTTTGAGAAAGCGAGCGAATTGTTGT
- the lepB gene encoding signal peptidase I encodes MLKEVFSWIKAIVVALVIAFVIRTFIFVPVIVEGESMMPTLQNADRMIVSKISNYIGELDRGDIIVFHATESKDYIKRVIAIPGDTLEYRDDTLYLNGEAVGEPYLDDFRAQMNGFPLTENFTLEQVTGESVVPDGHYFVMGDNRQNSKDSREIGLVSKEDVVGKTNFVFWPLDDFGTVEE; translated from the coding sequence ATGTTGAAAGAAGTGTTCAGTTGGATTAAGGCGATCGTTGTAGCGCTCGTCATCGCGTTCGTGATCCGAACGTTCATCTTTGTACCTGTCATCGTCGAAGGAGAATCGATGATGCCGACGCTCCAAAATGCCGATCGCATGATCGTCAGTAAAATCTCGAACTATATCGGAGAGCTCGATCGCGGGGACATCATCGTCTTCCATGCGACCGAATCGAAAGATTACATCAAACGCGTCATCGCCATCCCTGGCGACACGCTTGAATATCGTGACGATACGCTCTATTTGAACGGAGAGGCGGTCGGGGAGCCTTACTTGGATGACTTCCGCGCCCAAATGAACGGGTTCCCGCTCACCGAGAACTTTACGCTCGAACAAGTGACGGGCGAGTCGGTCGTCCCAGACGGTCATTACTTCGTCATGGGGGACAATCGACAAAACTCGAAAGATAGCCGAGAAATCGGTCTCGTCTCGAAAGAGGATGTCGTCGGCAAAACGAACTTCGTGTTCTGGCCGCTAGACGACTTCGGGACGGTAGAAGAATAA
- the rplS gene encoding 50S ribosomal protein L19: MNTQKLFREITEEQFKSDVPAFRPGDTVRVHVKVVEGTRERIQMFEGVVIKRKGGGISETFTVRKISYGVGVERAFPLHSPRVAQIEVVRYGKVRRAKLYYLRNLRGKAARIKEIRR, translated from the coding sequence ATGAACACACAAAAACTGTTCCGTGAAATCACAGAAGAACAATTCAAATCGGACGTACCTGCTTTCCGTCCTGGTGACACAGTACGTGTCCACGTTAAAGTCGTAGAGGGAACGCGTGAGCGTATCCAGATGTTCGAAGGCGTAGTCATCAAGCGTAAAGGTGGCGGCATCAGCGAAACATTCACAGTCCGTAAGATCTCTTACGGCGTAGGTGTTGAGCGTGCATTCCCGCTTCACTCACCACGTGTCGCGCAAATCGAAGTCGTTCGTTACGGTAAAGTCCGCCGTGCGAAACTTTACTACCTCCGCAACCTTCGCGGTAAAGCAGCACGTATTAAAGAAATCCGTCGTTAA
- the trmD gene encoding tRNA (guanosine(37)-N1)-methyltransferase TrmD, producing MKIDVLTLFPEMFAPLDHSIVGRARTLGQLEVNYINFRDYSTNKHQKVDDYPYGGGAGMLLTPQPIFDAYDAIEKTRPRVIVTTPTGRPFTQRVAEEWAREEHLIFLCGHYEGFDQRIHDELATDEVSIGDFVLTGGELAAMVMIDATVRLLPDVLGAQASHEDDSFSTGLLEYPHYTRPADFRGLKVPDVLLSGNHAKIETWRREQSLLRTHRRRPELLEQAGLTETDKKFLESLRD from the coding sequence ATGAAGATTGATGTCTTGACACTTTTCCCCGAGATGTTCGCCCCGCTCGACCATTCGATCGTCGGACGGGCGCGCACGCTCGGACAGCTAGAAGTGAACTACATCAACTTCCGTGACTATTCGACGAACAAGCACCAGAAAGTCGATGACTATCCGTACGGCGGGGGAGCGGGCATGCTGCTCACCCCTCAGCCGATCTTCGACGCATACGATGCGATCGAGAAGACGCGGCCTCGTGTCATCGTCACGACGCCTACGGGCCGACCGTTCACCCAACGTGTCGCTGAAGAGTGGGCCCGGGAAGAGCATCTCATCTTCCTATGTGGCCACTACGAAGGGTTCGACCAACGGATCCATGACGAACTCGCGACAGACGAAGTGTCGATCGGGGACTTCGTCTTGACCGGAGGTGAACTCGCGGCAATGGTCATGATCGATGCGACGGTCCGTCTGTTGCCTGATGTGTTAGGGGCCCAGGCGAGCCATGAGGACGACTCGTTCTCGACCGGACTGCTCGAATACCCGCATTACACGCGTCCTGCCGACTTCCGCGGCCTCAAAGTGCCGGACGTGCTGTTGTCGGGCAATCATGCGAAAATCGAGACGTGGCGCCGCGAGCAATCGCTGTTGCGCACGCATCGACGCCGTCCCGAGCTGCTCGAGCAAGCCGGGCTGACTGAAACCGATAAAAAGTTTCTCGAGTCGTTGCGCGATTGA
- the rimM gene encoding ribosome maturation factor RimM (Essential for efficient processing of 16S rRNA): MDWLYVGKIANTHGLKGELKVLAATDFPEERFKKGTTLYLDVDGKKMPFEVTTYRPHKQFHLVTFKGFENINLVEKYKGMKLYVHAEHVHELPEHEFYYHEIIGCEAVVDGDVIGVIDDIFETGANDVWVIKRPNKPDALIPYIESVVSEIDVDAKRVIITPIPGMIDDED; the protein is encoded by the coding sequence ATGGATTGGTTATACGTTGGAAAGATTGCCAACACGCACGGATTAAAAGGTGAGCTGAAAGTGCTCGCCGCCACCGATTTCCCCGAGGAGCGCTTTAAAAAAGGCACGACGCTCTATCTCGATGTCGATGGTAAGAAGATGCCGTTTGAAGTGACGACGTATCGTCCGCACAAACAGTTCCATCTCGTCACGTTCAAAGGGTTCGAGAACATCAACCTCGTCGAGAAGTATAAAGGAATGAAGCTGTACGTCCATGCCGAGCATGTGCATGAGCTTCCGGAACATGAGTTTTATTACCACGAGATCATCGGCTGCGAGGCCGTCGTCGACGGGGACGTCATCGGCGTCATCGATGACATCTTCGAGACAGGCGCGAACGACGTCTGGGTCATCAAGCGCCCTAATAAACCGGACGCGCTCATCCCGTACATCGAGTCGGTCGTCAGTGAGATCGACGTGGATGCCAAGCGTGTCATCATCACCCCGATTCCGGGAATGATTGACGATGAAGATTGA